In one window of Desulfovibrio inopinatus DSM 10711 DNA:
- a CDS encoding class I SAM-dependent methyltransferase, which produces MYSLNTPQVDYDAAALSKELVSFYDSYLKVYGDTALGAAWPSETDRTLRFRIGCELILQFSGGNDVTVCDLGCGTGEFYSYILQESIPGISYIGVDASDKALRYARQKFSDVRFLHLDPLNCLENELKSINCDFVFANGLFTVKNTANYAIMWMFMTTILEKIWPRVRRGIIFNVMSKIVDWERDDLFHVSYDELARYLHGLAGRFIGFRADYGLYEFMAYAIKPEASTLLMSHSSSS; this is translated from the coding sequence ATGTATTCATTAAATACTCCTCAAGTTGACTATGATGCAGCCGCCTTATCAAAAGAGTTGGTATCATTCTATGATTCCTATCTAAAAGTATACGGAGATACTGCGCTGGGTGCAGCGTGGCCGAGTGAAACAGACCGTACATTGAGATTTCGTATTGGGTGTGAGCTTATTTTGCAATTCAGTGGAGGAAACGATGTAACTGTTTGTGACCTTGGATGCGGAACTGGAGAATTTTATAGTTATATATTACAAGAATCTATTCCAGGAATTTCCTATATAGGTGTTGATGCTTCAGATAAAGCTTTGAGATATGCAAGACAAAAGTTTAGCGACGTGAGATTTTTGCATCTTGATCCATTGAATTGCTTAGAAAATGAATTGAAATCCATAAATTGCGATTTTGTTTTTGCCAATGGACTCTTTACTGTTAAGAATACTGCGAACTATGCAATAATGTGGATGTTCATGACAACAATTCTTGAAAAAATATGGCCTAGGGTCCGGCGTGGTATCATCTTCAATGTCATGTCAAAGATTGTCGATTGGGAGCGCGACGATCTCTTTCATGTATCCTACGATGAGCTTGCACGCTATCTTCACGGATTAGCAGGGCGCTTTATTGGTTTTCGAGCCGATTATGGTCTCTATGAGTTTATGGCATATGCCATAAAGCCAGAGGCATCTACTTTACTAATGAGTCATTCTAGTAGTTCTTGA
- a CDS encoding acetyltransferase → MADIVVFGAGQIADVARVYIDMHGPDRIVAFTVDAAYCTANTFAGRPLVPWEELERHFPQNQVQLLGPLSFRRLNEFRQTRYLEGLGRGYTFTSFIHPECKNYAQSIGDNCFILEGNTLQPFVTVGNNVIIWSNNHIGHHTSIEDHCFLTSVIGVSSNVSIGEGSFICGGALIDYGVRIGARSFVGFGTHILKNLPSESVVPHMPQSRIAPYSSQRMKRLL, encoded by the coding sequence ATGGCTGATATAGTCGTCTTTGGTGCGGGACAGATAGCGGATGTGGCTCGTGTGTATATCGATATGCATGGCCCAGATCGGATCGTCGCCTTTACCGTAGATGCGGCCTATTGCACTGCAAACACTTTCGCGGGGAGACCTCTGGTTCCATGGGAGGAGCTGGAGCGCCATTTTCCTCAAAATCAGGTACAATTGCTTGGACCACTCAGTTTTCGCAGGCTCAATGAATTTCGGCAAACGCGCTACTTAGAGGGGTTGGGGCGAGGCTATACATTTACATCTTTTATCCATCCTGAATGCAAGAATTACGCGCAATCAATTGGCGACAATTGCTTTATATTGGAAGGAAACACATTACAGCCGTTTGTCACCGTCGGAAACAACGTCATAATCTGGAGCAACAACCACATCGGACATCATACGAGCATTGAAGACCATTGTTTTCTTACTTCAGTTATTGGTGTTTCGAGCAACGTATCCATTGGAGAAGGGTCTTTTATTTGTGGCGGTGCTCTCATTGATTACGGCGTGCGCATCGGCGCACGAAGTTTTGTTGGTTTCGGTACCCACATCCTCAAAAATCTTCCGTCGGAGAGTGTGGTGCCTCATATGCCACAATCCCGCATTGCGCCGTATTCAAGCCAGAGGATGAAGAGATTACTTTGA
- a CDS encoding WbqC family protein produces the protein MTKSCSYTPRRRIAVMQPYFFPYAGYFGLLAGGDCFVIPDCVQFNQRSRVHRTEVPTPAGGTEWE, from the coding sequence ATGACTAAATCGTGCAGCTATACCCCTCGTCGCCGCATCGCCGTTATGCAGCCTTATTTTTTCCCTTATGCCGGTTATTTCGGCCTTCTGGCTGGCGGCGATTGTTTTGTTATTCCCGACTGTGTGCAGTTCAATCAACGCAGTCGAGTGCATCGCACGGAGGTTCCGACACCTGCGGGGGGGACTGAATGGGAATGA
- a CDS encoding WbqC family protein — translation MGMILPLARQLHETTICDLAFAADARSTFNIRLQRYRWLDSETGPYLVADLWNFKPEIMRASTLNIPTDVRGQDRIIAIVKALQGTEYLNAPGGRRLYTPQAFERMGIKLRFLLQYQGEWRS, via the coding sequence ATGGGAATGATCCTACCCTTGGCCCGACAGCTTCACGAAACTACCATCTGCGACCTTGCCTTTGCCGCCGACGCACGATCCACCTTTAATATACGTTTGCAGCGGTACCGTTGGTTAGACTCGGAGACCGGCCCTTATCTCGTGGCGGACCTATGGAATTTCAAACCGGAAATTATGCGGGCATCGACTTTGAACATTCCTACAGATGTTCGCGGTCAGGATAGGATCATCGCCATAGTCAAGGCGTTACAAGGAACCGAATACCTCAATGCTCCAGGAGGACGGAGACTTTATACTCCTCAGGCATTCGAACGGATGGGGATAAAGCTTCGATTCCTTCTCCAATATCAGGGAGAATGGCGCTCATGA